The Pukyongia salina genome segment GAAGCCGCCCGAAAGGAAAACGCTTCTGTGGTGATACTCACCTCCAGTGCGAATAGTAAATTTATGGCACCACTAGTGGCCGTAGACCTCAATGCCGGCTACGTGCCAAATGTTACAGGATTACCAGAGAGCACTGCTCCTTTTAAAGTAAAGCACAGTGTGTTTACTAATAAGGCCTTCTCAATCACCGAGATCACAACAGATGTGAAGGTGATAGGCGTTGCGAAAAACGCGTACGGTCTTGTTGAGAACCAAACTTCCGAAACCACAGAATCGTTTGCACCGGAAGTATCCGCCGGAAATAGTGAAGTGGTTTCGGTAGAGAAAGCAACCGATAAAGTAACGATTGCCGACGCAGAAATTGTTGTTTCCGCCGGAAGGGGGATGAAAGGCCCTGAGAACTGGGGTATGATAGAAGAACTTGCAGCAACTCTTGGAGCTGCTACAGCATGTTCTAAACCCGTAAGCGATATGGGCTGGAGACCACATTCTGAGCACGTTGGCCAAACAGGAAAACCCGTTGCTTCCAATCTATATATCGCGATAGGTATTTCAGGAGCAATTCAGCATTTAGCTGGAATTAACGCCTCTAAAGTAAAGGTGGTGATCAATAACGATCCCGAAGCACCTTTCTTTAAAGCAGCAGATTACGGCATCGTTGGTGATGCCTTCGAGGTGGTACCTCAACTCACAGAAAAATTAAAAGAGTTTAAGGTACAAAACGCGTAAAATTTAGTATTTTGTGCTTCGAAAAAGGGCTGTTTAAATGAGTAAATGCCTTATTTAAGCAGCCTTTTAATATCCAATAGATTTATCGAATAAATGAGTTTAGTACGGCTAAATATTAAAGGAATATCGTATAGTCAGACCCAAAATGGTGCCTACGCCCTA includes the following:
- a CDS encoding electron transfer flavoprotein subunit alpha/FixB family protein yields the protein MMVLVYTESEEGKFKKIAQEAVSYAKGVADMLGTTVTAVTVNAGDTSELGNYGATKVLEVSNDALANFNAEAYAKVVSEAARKENASVVILTSSANSKFMAPLVAVDLNAGYVPNVTGLPESTAPFKVKHSVFTNKAFSITEITTDVKVIGVAKNAYGLVENQTSETTESFAPEVSAGNSEVVSVEKATDKVTIADAEIVVSAGRGMKGPENWGMIEELAATLGAATACSKPVSDMGWRPHSEHVGQTGKPVASNLYIAIGISGAIQHLAGINASKVKVVINNDPEAPFFKAADYGIVGDAFEVVPQLTEKLKEFKVQNA